AACTCAGCCTTGAGACTCGCCATGTCCGCTTTCAAGTCTTGCTGTCCTCTGAGCAATAGCATGTGTCCCTCGCTTAACTTCTCCACCAACGCCTTGTCCAAAGCCACAGTCACTGCAGTGCTTGCATTTTCTTGCTCTTGTTCTTGTTCTGATCTTTGCGCGCTCGCATTACTCGGCTGCTCTAGTCCCTCAAGCCTCTGCGTCTTACTCAATGTTCGCACTTTGTTTGCGCAGGCGGGCGCTGCCTTGGTCTTCTGCACCTTGAAAGCCGGCTGGCCTGTGACTGTCTTGACAAGTGGAGCGGCGTTCGTTCGATAGCTAGACAGTCTGGTGCTTCTACGCTTCGGTGGCATGTTCAAGATCGGACTTCGACGTGTGTATAATAGCAAGTTGTTGCAAAGGGCGGAGACAGACAGACGACTCCAAGAGATCAACACTCGGGTAATCCACGGCCATGCGCACAGGCCATGTAATACAACGCGAAAGGCTTCTCGAGATTAATTGAAACGCGTCTCGACGCGCCAGAACGTGATCATTGAAGGGTCTCCGGGGCGATGGAGTCCATACTGCCCGGTGTCCTCTCGAGTCCATACTGCCCTCAAAGAGACTGTGGCTCATTGACTGCCCTCTGCCATCATGTCCCACCCCTCCAGGCGTAACATCACGCAGCTGCAGCACAAGCCTGCCGTCTGACTTCATGACCGCATGTCCCGTCACAAGACCTGCCTCGACAAGATCTGCTTGATCTCGTGGCATAGCTTGAATACCACTCCTCATGAAGGCGATTCTCTTGACTCGAGTCGCCGGGCTGGCCTCTTTCGCCTTGGTGAGTCCGACCCTGATCTCACCAGTAGGTTCCATACCAGGATCAGAGACTTCCTTGCCAATGTTCGTGAGGTGCCGATTCAACGATGACTTTGTCAAGTCATGATCGTCCTCGCTCAAGCCACTGGAGCCGGTGGAGGCTAGTCTCAAAGTCAACGCCATCATGTGTGGCATCAGAATATGCTCTTTGACTTCATCATCGATGTCGTGAATTGTAAGGTCGCTGAGCAGAGGGCCATGGAGTATGTGAAGCTGCTTAGGATGCGGTGGTATCGCAAGACTGAGTGCCTTAGGCCCATACAATATTTTGGCCCTTGGGTTGCCATGTGGCATGTCCCATCAGGGCCGGGAAGGTAGCAAGTATGTTGGTAGGGATGGTCGAGCTCCGAAATTTGGTGTATGCTACTCCTTCCAGGAACTCGTGCTCCTCAGCAGTCAGGCCTGCCTCGCCCTGACGAGCAATTGGGTTCTTGAAGTCCTTCAAGAGCGATGACGGAGGAGCTTCACTGAAGTCCGGCAGCCGTAATGTCCATCCATCACGTCCAGTATGTGGCCGATAGGGTCTCAACTGAGAGGCGACGTCACAATAATAGTCCACATCCATGTCGTTGTCCTTTGCCGAGACGCTCATACGAACGAGGTCCGGCGAGCTCCGATACCAGTCTCTAGTGATGGAGCGTGACATTCTCGTGATCAGCATAATGCGTGTTGAAGCTTGAAGCAGAAAGGCATGTCGGTGTGAAGACGGCTCTGTGGATGCATGTCAAGCCGTTCGACAGGATCGCTGTCCACGAGAGTGATGGACGAGTGTACATGTATGATGTGCGTGAAACGATGCGATGACGTCAGCTGGAAAGTTGCATGTGGTCTGCAGTGAATGTCGGAGGAGCATGTCCAAGGAGCATGCCGCGAAGGAGAAGTCAAAGCGCGTCTGCATCTCCACCTCACCTGCAGACTCCACCAACGCGCTTCGTCAATGTTTCTCATCCACTGGGCTTTCAGCCTTTCCACCTTGGAATTGCGCCGTGTGGTTAAGATGTTTGGACGGCTCAGCATGTTGGCTTAGAGGATACCAGGTATaaaatgtgctgttggcggttgtgaacctccaaaggtaagcgtagcggagtggagctctctaccaacccttctagactgcaaagtagcgtgcgatccacgctaccgctacccgacgtacagtgcttattatacgacgacataggcgtgagcgacgagtatatgtttgcgagttcgccaacaggcaaagtgcggtaggtcacgtgaccctcAAACTTGAAAGTTGATCAATCAGAGCGGGCGCCAAGGCTAGTTGAGGGCTGGTGATAGAGCTCCACTCCCTCCTCGCTGACGCCACCACCTACGCTCGAGTGTTCGCAAGCTCGTACTCCGGTGTGGCTAGCGCTCGGTCGCTACGCTTGACTATAGCGGTAGCGGAGCGGCCATGTCGGCCTCACGAGCGCCCAAGCGCAGGAAATTGGAGGACAGCACGACCAACAATGAGGATGCACACCAGAGTTCGCCGGCGACAAGACATCCCCCTGCCACAGTCACTGCGAATGGGGCACACCTCAGACACGCCAAGTCGTCCCCAGCGGTCAAGTCAGCGCGCAATGGCCACATCTCAGCGCCCAGCAATGCGCCCTCGGCCAACGATACGTGGAAAGAGGCCAAGGCATTGCGGCAGCTGGAACGAGGGAAGAAGCTTCCTGCAACGACACGCGAAAGGCAAGACGTGGATGTTTATGATGACATTGAAGGCGCCAACGTCGGCCGGGAACCATTTGGCAGGATTGGGGGAAGACGCGCACCGTCACCAACACAACCTGCGAGCAATTCTGCTGGTCCGAAGCTCGTGAGCAAGACGCCGGGCTTCTTCAAGCAGTTCCACCGGCCGCCAGCCCAGCCAACAACAACGACCGCCATCAGCAACAACACGAATGACGCGGCAGCAAAGACTACCGATGGGGTTAGCACTCCTCGCGGGAGTTTGGTCAAATCCAAAGAGAAGGAGGTCATCATTGAGGAGAGTGAGCAGGAAAGCGAGGACGACTTCGCAGAGGTCCAAAACATATCCCAACGTTCCACTGCTCGGCCTGCCCGGCATCAAGAAGAGTCGCCAACACGATCAGCGGCTACAGCAAGTCATCCGAAGAAGCACACTTGGGTGTATGGCAAGAAGAAGACCTTTGAGGATGAAATACGGGAGCTGGAAGAACAAGCTCGAAAGAAGGCTGATGTCGATGACAGTGAAGATGAGCTGGCGTCGCAATCCGATGCTCGACGCTCGTCCAAGCGTCGACCCGTGCAGCGAGACATCTTCAAGCCAGATCAAGTGAAGAAGACGCAGAAGCCACTGGACAGACGAAAAGATGATCTTGAAAGTATCAACGTCAGATCAGTCACGGAACATGACCCAGAGGACCGCATGGAGATCGACGAGTTTGACGATGAGCAGTTGCATGTTGTCAAACCCACTGCAAGTGCAAAGACCGCACCTTCCAAGGTTATTACCACGCCCAAGAAAGCAACGATACAGCAGCCAAAGCAGAAGACAGACACGGACCCAGCGCATACTTTTCAACCCGAAAGACTGCGACAGATTCAGACAGTGCTGCTTGAGAGAGCGACCAAGAACCGTGCACTCTCTTTGGCAAACCTGGACGACGAATATGCTAAAGTTTTCTCGGTCGTCAATCAAACAGTAACAGCGGGCGAGAGCAACAGCATGCTACTTATCGGCGCAAGAGGAAGCGGCAAGACCGCCTTAATCCACAGCATCCTACGAGAACAGACTGCGAAACACCCAGACGACTTTCACGCGGTGCGCTTGAACGGCTTCTCACATACAGACGACAAGATTGCACTTCGCGAGATATGGCGACAGCTCGGCCGAGAGATGGACCTCGAAGACGATGAGGGTGATTCGAAGAACTATGCCGACACAATGTCGAAACTGCTCGCGCTGCTGTCACATCCGGCTGAGACGGGCAATGATCAGCCTGAGCAAGTCACCAGGAGTGTCATCTTCGTGCTTGATGAGTTCGAGCTGTTCGCCACGCACCCTCGCCAGACTCTACTCTACAATTTGTTCGACATTGCGCAGAGCCGGAAGGCGCCGATCGCGGTCCTGGGCTTGACGACGAGGATCGATGTGGCCGAGAGTTTGGAGAAGCGCGTGAAGAGTCGTTTCAGTCATCGATACGTGCATTTGAGTCTAGCGAAGAGCTTGCAAAGCTTCCAGCACGTCTGCGAGAGTGTCCTACGCATCGCGCCGACAGATCTCAGCTTGCCAGGATCGAGTGCGGATCAGCCCACGAACCTGACGAAATGGAATGAGTTGGTCGAATCCATCCTCGCATCAGAGCCTTGCACTCGATACCTCCGCCGCCTCTACGCCACAACCAAGTCAATTCCTGACTTCCTTGCAACGCTCACACTGGCCGCCGCGAGCATGCCCGTAACAACTGCAACCACTTCCTCAGACGTCTATGACCACTTCGTCTCATCATTCGCACAGACAGCCCTACAACCACCCGACTCAAAGCTATCACTCCTCCCCTCCTTGAGCACTCTACAACTCGCACTCCTCATTTGCGCCGCCCGACTTACCAACATCTACAACACCGAAGTCATCTCCTTCGCACTGGCATACGAGGAGTACAAAGTCTTGgccagcaaagctaagcTGCAGGCCTCCGCAGCAGGAGCCGCGCAAGGTGCAGGGAGCAGAGTCTGGGGCAAAGAAGTGGCGAAGGGTGCTTGGGAAGAACTCGTCGAGAGTAGTCTTGTTATGCAGGAAGGGAGATCTGGTGGCAAAGAGGTTGCGAGGGTCGATGTAGGTCTAGAAGAGATTGGGATGAGTGGCGTTGAGTTGGGAGCTTGGGGAAGGTGGTGTAGGGAGATATAGATATGTACGAATCGATGCACTTAGGTGTGCATATCTGCTGCAGGCCTTTCTCAGTCTCGAGGAAGATGGACCTCAGCAACGAGATCCTGCAGCACCGACGAGC
Above is a genomic segment from Fulvia fulva chromosome 3, complete sequence containing:
- a CDS encoding Origin recognition complex subunit 4, with protein sequence MSASRAPKRRKLEDSTTNNEDAHQSSPATRHPPATVTANGAHLRHAKSSPAVKSARNGHISAPSNAPSANDTWKEAKALRQLERGKKLPATTRERQDVDVYDDIEGANVGREPFGRIGGRRAPSPTQPASNSAGPKLVSKTPGFFKQFHRPPAQPTTTTAISNNTNDAAAKTTDGVSTPRGSLVKSKEKEVIIEESEQESEDDFAEVQNISQRSTARPARHQEESPTRSAATASHPKKHTWVYGKKKTFEDEIRELEEQARKKADVDDSEDELASQSDARRSSKRRPVQRDIFKPDQVKKTQKPLDRRKDDLESINVRSVTEHDPEDRMEIDEFDDEQLHVVKPTASAKTAPSKVITTPKKATIQQPKQKTDTDPAHTFQPERLRQIQTVLLERATKNRALSLANLDDEYAKVFSVVNQTVTAGESNSMLLIGARGSGKTALIHSILREQTAKHPDDFHAVRLNGFSHTDDKIALREIWRQLGREMDLEDDEGDSKNYADTMSKLLALLSHPAETGNDQPEQVTRSVIFVLDEFELFATHPRQTLLYNLFDIAQSRKAPIAVLGLTTRIDVAESLEKRVKSRFSHRYVHLSLAKSLQSFQHVCESVLRIAPTDLSLPGSSADQPTNLTKWNELVESILASEPCTRYLRRLYATTKSIPDFLATLTLAAASMPVTTATTSSDVYDHFVSSFAQTALQPPDSKLSLLPSLSTLQLALLICAARLTNIYNTEVISFALAYEEYKVLASKAKLQASAAGAAQGAGSRVWGKEVAKGAWEELVESSLVMQEGRSGGKEVARVDVGLEEIGMSGVELGAWGRWCREI